The Aedes albopictus strain Foshan chromosome 1, AalbF5, whole genome shotgun sequence genomic interval CGCTGGTATTCGGATTCCGGTGGAAAATTGCCGTACTCCATGGCCACTCCTCAACTCCTCTATCATGGTGGTAGATTCCGCATTTGTCATCTACCCCCAGCAGAGGAAGTTCTGCATCCACTAAAAGCATAAGCAGAGTCGATTAAGGTGATTATTTAACTGTGGCTGGAGTAGAAAATCATAACAAGCTGTGATGCAACTCCAGTTGTCAGTTCTTAGGATTTTATATATGTATATAAAGTGGCTGTAGGTGAAATGGAAcgtagaatcaaaacaaaacagcaaatcaGGTAACCATCAGTGTTTTGCCTTGCATTTCGGCAACATTGGTTGACACGTAACATTGGTTCATGACATGGTTTCGAGTCgatcccgtgttctgaatcttcAGAAATCGTGTGAGCTCCGACGAGTAACATGATAACGCGTCACTTACCTTGGGATTGTCCATTCCAGATGCTCTGCTCAATCCAGTCCAAATGGTAAGCAATTCGAGCATAAATTTCCATCCAATACTGTTTGGGATATTCATTGCTTCCTTCATTATGAACCTTCAGGCCAACGACAGTGGATATACACGATTGCCTGTTGGACGTCTGTAGCACTGCACCGGATGATTTACTCATCGTCAATTCAGGATAGGCATTGTACATCAATTGATCTGTATTGTTGACACATAGTTCCTCGATGAGGCCAGACCTGTTGAACCACTCGGGTCTACGCAGTGATTTGCATTTTTCATATAGGGATATTCTATTCTCGTCCGACTCGACCAGGGTCATGTGATTATCTACAAGTGCGCAATAATTATCAAAGGAAGTTGTTTGATATTCTTAAAAATAACTCCCACATTACCAATCGTTTCAGTGACGAAAGCCGTTTGGACGAGGATGTCGTATAGATTTTCCGTCCAGTTGTTGGCCAAGCAAGCTGGAATCAGGGTATTGCTGAACAATACCGATGCATTCAATTTAAGAATGGCCATATCGTAGCGTTGGCTTCGGTCGGTATGCTTCGGATGACATGCCATTTCCGAAACGGCCACTTCTCCGTATGTTTCGATTCGCAATTTTGCTTGCAAGTATCGTGCATCTGATTTAAAACTACTACTTCAAACAAATTAAATTTGTAAAGCAGAACATTGAATATCTCAACCTCACCGAACGCAATTGCAAGTGGTAATGACATGGGACTCATCTACCAGGACACCATTGCACATAAGCATGCCTCTCGAATCAATTACCATCACCTAAGGAAAATCGAAATATAGAGAATGACAATACAGTAGTGAAAAACTTACGTTGTGCCTATATCTGTTGAAACAATCACCGTTGCGTCGTTTTCTCGTCAGTCTTTGGAATCGTTCGCACTCTGAAATGGAATGGAGAAGCAAGCAATCTTCCACGTCATGTGTAACTCCCTGAAGTGAATACCTAGCTCACTAATTCGTTTCTGCCTCTTGTCCTGTCGAGGTTCATTCGCGGCAAAAATTTCCTTAATCCATGTTAAGTACCATTCAACGTTAGCGAACACGATGTACTTGGAGGCATCAATTGATTGCATCAATTCGTTGAACTTTCCAAAGGAAATAATTCCCCTGAGCTGCCAACGATCGCCATCACTGATGTACATGCCGCCGCCACTGTCTCCCTGTCCAGGACTGCTTCCTAATTCGAAACATTACTCAATtcaacagggtcaaatatttgataaggaaagaactcaagaaataacatctgtttgacactaatgaaaatttgatggaggcaaacaagatgtttgagcatttcgATAATCATTTGACCCTGTTTACTGGGCTGAGATATTAAGTATCTAGGGCTTTTGTACTACCTGTGTTATTTCCAGCACAGAAGACTTTTTCGTTCAAGCTTTTACCATACAGATTCGGGTCGTCCTTCAGACACGTCACATAACTAACCACGGACAGTGATGTCGTCCGAAGCACATCTGAAATGGTCCCGTTCTCCGTCATTCCCCACCCTGTGACCCATCCGGATTTACCTTCCAACTCGCGCAAATCACGGTGCACTTTCTGGTCCAGACAAATCGGGATCACTGTGTCGGAGTACTCCACTGGCAATCGCATCACCAGCACAGCGATGTCATTCTTATTTGGCTCATATTCCGGGTGCACATGTATTTTACTAACGTCGCGAATCACAACGTTATCTGTCCACTTCGACAGATTATGCTGACCAAAATGAAGCTCAATCTCATACAAAACATGTGACCGTTTTCGTTTGACGCAATGAGCTGCTGTTAGGGTGTGCTTTTCGTTGACCAAAGTGCCCCCACAGCCATACTTGAACCGATCGGTACTCTTCAATCGATTGAACACTGCCACATGCCATGGCCACTGACCCTCTTCCACTTGCCAACCATCTTTGATCAGTGGAACCAATCCGTGTTGTCTGATTCCACATTGGTAGGATGCTTCGGAAAACTGAATCGAACACAGAAAACATAAAACTAGGAAGCACACAAACTGATTCATCTCTCTTGACTCGATCAGATCTTCGTCAAAACCAGAACGCGACTAACGTTCTACACGCAGCTGATCTTTCCGCAGAATCCACAACGTAGCAGATTATTGTCG includes:
- the LOC115256855 gene encoding uncharacterized protein LOC115256855 isoform X1, encoding MNQFVCFLVLCFLCSIQFSEASYQCGIRQHGLVPLIKDGWQVEEGQWPWHVAVFNRLKSTDRFKYGCGGTLVNEKHTLTAAHCVKRKRSHVLYEIELHFGQHNLSKWTDNVVIRDVSKIHVHPEYEPNKNDIAVLVMRLPVEYSDTVIPICLDQKVHRDLRELEGKSGWVTGWGMTENGTISDVLRTTSLSVVSYVTCLKDDPNLYGKSLNEKVFCAGNNTGSSPGQGDSGGGMYISDGDRWQLRGIISFGKFNELMQSIDASKYIVFANVEWYLTWIKEIFAANEPRQDKRQKRISELECERFQRLTRKRRNGDCFNRYRHNVMVIDSRGMLMCNGVLVDESHVITTCNCVRSFKSDARYLQAKLRIETYGEVAVSEMACHPKHTDRSQRYDMAILKLNASVLFSNTLIPACLANNWTENLYDILVQTAFVTETIDNHMTLVESDENRISLYEKCKSLRRPEWFNRSGLIEELCVNNTDQLMYNAYPELTMSKSSGAVLQTSNRQSCISTVVGLKVHNEGSNEYPKQYWMEIYARIAYHLDWIEQSIWNGQSQVDAELPLLGVDDKCGIYHHDRGVEEWPWSTAIFHRNPNTSVFELICSGTLISKKHVLTTAQCVLNHTTGRPLPEDSFELHFGLNRLDQRSVNVQMRYVREVHIHPDTSGHNVAVLVTSWPIKNTPFVTYICTVPSNDSEFWNLEGQPAYITGWQTIETGKSSNDLKSSNVYFLDRQECFEGGLQLSSNQYCSDYPYERQSVADRGSGLYHKSLDNLLGSWALAGIVSSEMEGNGAERYTILTSLQPYITWIEGIMSSKKSRRISQRECERFGSLTQKSNGVCENSWGPSLGYPPHVVSLHDDLLNIICLGVLVTENYILASCQCIRHHRRLKTAKISYHGMVNISDMMCHADYNSTNFQHDVGVLRLSTAVALSSQLVPACLGSSLSENLKDAMLQTTLFSDLSKNVRRWPHSTYYYIGKKDECDKLIQESHRLNPGQTCVINPSLETDKFNGSIVQMVDSRTCRFTVIGIGSTEFENPHISPAPRIGIVHRIDHYLDWIEQIVWKRSFQCGKARPLVATRLFKVSCV
- the LOC115256855 gene encoding uncharacterized protein LOC115256855 isoform X2 translates to MNQFVCFLVLCFLCSIQFSEASYQCGIRQHGLVPLIKDGWQVEEGQWPWHVAVFNRLKSTDRFKYGCGGTLVNEKHTLTAAHCVKRKRSHVLYEIELHFGQHNLSKWTDNVVIRDVSKIHVHPEYEPNKNDIAVLVMRLPVEYSDTVIPICLDQKVHRDLRELEGKSGWVTGWGMTENGTISDVLRTTSLSVVSYVTCLKDDPNLYGKSLNEKVFCAGNNTGSSPGQGDSGGGMYISDGDRWQLRGIISFGKFNELMQSIDASKYIVFANVEWYLTWIKEIFAANEPRQDKRQKRISELECERFQRLTRKRRNGDCFNRYRHNVMVIDSRGMLMCNGVLVDESHVITTCNCVRSFKSDARYLQAKLRIETYGEVAVSEMACHPKHTDRSQRYDMAILKLNASVLFSNTLIPACLANNWTENLYDILVQTAFVTETIDNHMTLVESDENRISLYEKCKSLRRPEWFNRSGLIEELCVNNTDQLMYNAYPELTMSKSSGAVLQTSNRQSCISTVVGLKVHNEGSNEYPKQYWMEIYARIAYHLDWIEQSIWNGQSQVDAELPLLGVDDKCGIYHHDRGVEEWPWSTAIFHRNPNTSVFELICSGTLISKKHVLTTAQCVLNHTTGRPLPEDSFELHFGLNRLDQRSVNVQMRYVREVHIHPDTSGHNVAVLVTSWPIKNTPFVTYICTVPSNDSEFWNLEGQPAYITGWQTIETGKSSNDLKSSNVYFLDRQECFEGGLQLSSNQYCSDYPYERQSVADRGSGLYHKSLDNLLGSWALAGIVSSEMEGNGAERYTILTSLQPYITWIEGIMSSKKSRRISQRECERFGSLTQKSNGVCENSWGPSLGYPPHVVSLHDDLLNIICLGVLVTENYILASCQCIRHHRRLKTAKISYHGMVNISDMMCHADYNSTNFQHDVGVLRLSTAVALSSQLVPACLGSSLSENLKDAMLQTTLFSDLKNVRRWPHSTYYYIGKKDECDKLIQESHRLNPGQTCVINPSLETDKFNGSIVQMVDSRTCRFTVIGIGSTEFENPHISPAPRIGIVHRIDHYLDWIEQIVWKRSFQCGKARPLVATRLFKVSCV